Proteins encoded in a region of the Psychromicrobium lacuslunae genome:
- a CDS encoding DUF58 domain-containing protein translates to MNFTGVRFLTTRGWGMLGAGFFAILLAQIMGRKDLLTLGLFLVLLPLLAALGIRFVAPRFSVHREFSPAVLETGMTTTVDLAVGGSSKLGSRVKMREALPQSFGRSPEFSYPGRVQTTLDVGVQGSRYQYHLRSNHRGQYSIGPVSAQLGDAFGLSQHLQSLHGTDTLTVTPRAIELPFNRLSGARGTDGSSATRQQANPSDDDVMTREYRHGDPMRRVHWPATARHGQLMVRQEESVTTPEAVLLIDQRSSSFEQNSASPHRRAESEANLRSSNRFEWAVIAIMSIATHLIEHNYDLRLLDIFARPGLSTSRSSPEPMTEEYAGNAGLASIAEALAAIELEETSNLTPFNEKLFDRLSLSRQRGPLIAFLGDISVSEALSLAAAAEGNTAALAIISTAQPSRAEEAAAVLRRGGWQVAVSDADSSLAEVWRNFDSEPADEPGLQDSSRAGQR, encoded by the coding sequence ATGAACTTCACCGGCGTCCGATTCCTCACCACCCGTGGCTGGGGAATGCTGGGCGCTGGCTTCTTCGCGATCTTGTTGGCTCAAATCATGGGCCGGAAAGATCTGCTAACCCTCGGCTTATTCCTTGTGCTGTTGCCGTTGCTGGCTGCGTTGGGGATCCGCTTTGTGGCACCGCGATTCAGTGTGCATCGCGAGTTCAGCCCAGCAGTGCTGGAAACCGGAATGACCACCACAGTCGACCTAGCCGTCGGTGGCAGCAGCAAATTGGGTTCCCGGGTGAAAATGCGGGAGGCTCTGCCGCAAAGCTTCGGACGCTCACCGGAGTTCAGCTATCCGGGACGGGTACAGACCACTCTCGACGTCGGCGTGCAGGGCTCACGGTATCAGTATCACTTGCGCTCCAACCATCGGGGACAGTATTCCATCGGCCCGGTAAGCGCCCAGTTGGGCGATGCTTTTGGTCTGAGTCAGCACCTGCAATCACTGCACGGCACCGACACATTGACGGTGACTCCACGAGCCATTGAGTTACCGTTCAATCGTCTCTCCGGGGCCCGCGGCACCGACGGTTCTAGCGCCACTCGACAACAGGCAAATCCCAGTGACGATGATGTGATGACCAGAGAGTATCGGCACGGCGATCCAATGCGCCGGGTTCATTGGCCAGCCACCGCGCGACATGGGCAGCTGATGGTGCGACAAGAGGAGTCGGTCACCACCCCGGAAGCGGTACTGCTGATCGATCAGCGCTCGTCCAGCTTTGAGCAGAATAGTGCGAGCCCGCACCGGAGAGCGGAAAGCGAGGCGAATTTGCGCAGCTCAAATCGCTTTGAGTGGGCAGTGATTGCGATTATGTCGATCGCCACGCACCTCATTGAGCACAATTACGATCTGCGCTTACTCGATATTTTCGCCAGGCCTGGACTGAGCACTTCCCGCTCCTCCCCCGAACCAATGACTGAAGAATATGCTGGCAACGCCGGCCTAGCCAGCATCGCCGAAGCTTTGGCTGCCATCGAGCTTGAAGAGACCAGCAATCTCACGCCATTTAACGAGAAACTCTTCGACCGGCTCTCGCTCAGCCGGCAGCGTGGACCGCTGATCGCCTTTTTGGGTGATATCTCGGTCTCCGAGGCACTGAGTTTAGCGGCTGCTGCAGAGGGCAACACCGCCGCGCTGGCGATCATTTCTACCGCCCAACCGAGCCGAGCTGAGGAAGCCGCAGCTGTGCTTCGACGTGGTGGCTGGCAGGTCGCGGTGAGCGATGCAGATAGTTCACTCGCCGAAGTCTGGCGTAATTTCGATTCAGAGCCCGCCGACGAGCCTGGGCTTCAGGACAGTAGCAGGGCTGGTCAGCGATGA
- a CDS encoding AAA family ATPase — protein MSQPQFHTEQSRDVGKAPGGGLPAEQFEQFSTGILNEINIVMDGKAEASKLALTVLLAQGHLLLEDVPGVGKTMLAKTLARAIDCSVSRIQFTPDLLPSDVTGVSIFSQASHDFEFRPGAVFANIVIGDEINRASAKTQSALLECMEEHQVTVDGKSYPLAEPFMVIATQNPIEMEGTYPLPEAQRDRFMARISMGYPDANAEIEMLETHQSISPLQQVRPVASAANIAAMIKTVQEVYVSAAVKEYLVSLGQSTREHAQIRLGASPRALLQLLRAAKATAALAQRDFVLPDDVSAIAAPVLSHRIILDRRAIGAGETSAGLITSILAKLPVPQHTAARG, from the coding sequence GTGAGCCAACCGCAATTCCATACCGAGCAGTCACGAGATGTCGGAAAGGCTCCGGGTGGCGGCTTGCCCGCCGAGCAGTTTGAGCAATTCAGCACCGGCATTCTGAATGAAATCAATATCGTAATGGACGGTAAAGCGGAAGCCTCCAAACTAGCTCTCACGGTGCTTTTAGCACAGGGCCACTTGCTCTTGGAGGACGTACCTGGCGTCGGTAAGACCATGCTGGCGAAGACTCTCGCCCGGGCGATTGACTGCTCGGTAAGCAGGATTCAGTTCACCCCGGACCTGCTGCCTTCGGATGTCACCGGCGTGTCCATTTTCAGCCAGGCTTCGCATGATTTTGAGTTCCGGCCAGGCGCGGTATTTGCGAATATTGTGATCGGAGACGAGATCAATAGGGCGTCGGCTAAGACCCAGTCGGCGCTCCTGGAATGTATGGAGGAACATCAGGTAACCGTTGATGGGAAGTCCTATCCGCTCGCCGAGCCCTTTATGGTGATCGCTACCCAGAACCCGATCGAGATGGAAGGCACCTATCCGTTGCCAGAGGCGCAACGTGATCGCTTTATGGCCAGAATCTCAATGGGCTACCCTGATGCCAATGCAGAAATTGAAATGTTGGAAACCCATCAATCGATTTCACCCCTGCAGCAAGTCCGCCCAGTGGCCAGCGCGGCAAATATCGCCGCGATGATCAAGACCGTGCAAGAGGTTTATGTCTCTGCAGCGGTGAAGGAATACCTGGTTTCGCTTGGGCAAAGCACTCGCGAACATGCCCAAATCAGGCTCGGTGCTTCCCCCAGAGCCCTGCTGCAATTGCTCAGGGCAGCCAAGGCTACCGCCGCTTTAGCACAGCGGGATTTTGTGTTGCCAGACGATGTTTCAGCCATTGCCGCCCCGGTGCTTTCGCACCGTATCATCCTGGACCGCAGAGCTATCGGCGCGGGTGAAACCTCAGCTGGCCTGATTACCTCGATACTTGCCAAGTTACCCGTTCCGCAACACACCGCAGCCCGAGGCTAG
- a CDS encoding TatD family hydrolase produces the protein MSFEVPPAYRSQSENLSADVPGPARTAQDESGRRRKLDYPPAPEPLPETVIDNHTHLDFRDGLVEVSVAQALDAAAEVGVQGAVQVAFDLPSARFTVAAVEADVRLLGAIAIHPNDAPLLAAEDGLEAALAELAELAAHPRVRAIGETGLDYFRTDITGQAHQHYSFRRHIELAKRLGLALQIHDRDAHHDVVRILLEEGAPEKVVFHCFSGDAELARICNEHGWYMSFAGTVTFKNAEPLRAALRVAERSLLLVETDAPFLTPHPFRGQPNASYLVPYTVRAMSEVLSADLAGLCLRLRENTEAVYGSWA, from the coding sequence ATGAGTTTTGAGGTGCCTCCGGCCTACCGGTCACAATCGGAAAACCTAAGCGCAGACGTGCCGGGCCCGGCACGAACTGCGCAGGATGAGTCAGGGCGTCGGCGCAAGCTCGACTATCCGCCCGCTCCGGAACCGCTACCCGAGACCGTGATCGACAATCACACCCATCTGGACTTCCGCGATGGCCTAGTCGAAGTTTCGGTGGCACAGGCGCTCGACGCTGCCGCCGAGGTGGGCGTGCAGGGGGCTGTTCAGGTCGCCTTCGACCTGCCTTCCGCCCGGTTCACCGTTGCCGCTGTTGAGGCTGACGTCAGGCTGCTTGGCGCCATTGCGATTCATCCTAACGATGCTCCGCTGCTCGCCGCGGAAGATGGCCTGGAGGCGGCCTTGGCTGAACTTGCTGAGTTGGCCGCGCATCCTCGGGTGCGGGCGATCGGCGAGACCGGCTTGGATTATTTTCGAACCGATATCACTGGTCAGGCCCATCAGCACTACTCCTTCCGACGCCATATCGAGCTGGCGAAACGGCTCGGCCTGGCTCTGCAGATTCATGATCGTGATGCCCATCATGATGTGGTGCGGATCCTGCTTGAAGAAGGCGCTCCGGAGAAAGTGGTGTTCCACTGTTTTTCCGGTGACGCTGAGCTGGCCAGAATCTGCAACGAGCATGGCTGGTATATGTCCTTCGCTGGCACGGTGACCTTTAAAAACGCCGAACCATTGCGAGCGGCCTTGCGTGTTGCGGAGAGATCATTACTGCTGGTGGAGACGGACGCCCCATTTTTGACCCCGCACCCTTTCCGAGGCCAGCCCAACGCCAGCTACTTGGTGCCTTATACGGTTCGTGCAATGAGTGAAG